Genomic window (Bradyrhizobium sp. 186):
TCGCGTGCAGAAAAATTCCATCTTCATTTGCTGCTCCGGTTGAAAGATTAATCATGCGCGCCGCACGCGCGGCAGTGTGCGCATCGCTATTTTGTCGGCCGTCTCGACACCTCCGGTAAGCCACACCATCATCCCTGCAACGGAATGATTGGACGGCCGCGTGCGGCCGGGAGCTTGGAATGCAGCGTCGAGACTTTCTCAAACTTTCTGCCGGCGCAGCCGCGCTCACGGCCCTGCCGCGAACGGCGTGGGCGCAATCGGGCGTGAAGGAAATTCGTGTCGGCTACCAGAAGAACGGCGTGCTGGTCATCACGCGCCAGCAGGCCGCCTTGGAAAAACATTTCATCCCGCAGGGCATCGAGGTGAAATGGGTCGAGTTCTCCTCCGGCCCGCCGATGATGGAAGCGATGAATGTCGGCAGCGTCGATTATGGCGCGGTCGGCGATTCCCCGCCGGTGTTCGCCCAGGCCGCGGGCGCTGCGATCGTCTATGCCGCAGGCCAGCCCATCACCAACGGCGCGGGCATTCTGGTGCCGAAGGACTCGCCGATCCGCTCGATTGCTCAATTAAAAGGCAAGCGCGTCGGCTTCACCAAGGGTTCCAGCGCGCACAACATCGTGGTGCAGACGCTGGAGAAGGCGGGCCTGACCTATGCCGACATCACCCCGGTCTATCGGGCGCCGCCGGACGCGGGCCCTGCGTTTGCCAATGGCAGCATCGAGGCCTGGGCGATCTGGGATCCGTATTTCGCGATCGGCGAGACCAAGCAGAGCGGCCGCATCCTGATCAATTCGCGCGAAGTCACCAAGACCAACTCCTTCTACATCGCCAACCGCGATTTCGCCAAAAACCACGGGCCGATCCTGCAACAGATCGTCGATGTGACGACCGCGACCGCTAAATGGGCTGAACAGCACCGCGATGAGGTCGCCAAATCGCTGGCCGCGGTGACCGGCATCCCGCTCGATATCCAGACCATCGCCGCCAACCGCTCGAACTTCGTGGTCGGCCCAGTCACCGACGACATCGTCGCGACCCAGCAGGGCGTCGCCGATCGCTTCTACAAGCTCGGCCTGATCCCGAAGCCAATCGTCATTCGCGACATCGTCTGGCGCAGCACGGCGACCTGATCGTGCCGACCAGTCTTCCCATTCATAAGAGTTTGAACATGAGGCGTATCATTCAGCGTCTGATCGCGGCCATCGTGCTGTCGATCGGTATCGTCGCCGCCGCGGTCGGCACGTCCTATGGACAGGACAAGGTGGTCCGCATCGGCTACCAGAAATACGGCAAGCTGGTCTTGCTCAAGAGCAAGGGCACGCTGGAGCCGAAGCTTGCGGCCGACGGCTACAAGGTGGTGTGGACGGAATTCCCGTCCGGCCCGCCGCTGCTCGAAGCGCTCAATGTCGGCGCCATCGATTTCGGCAACACCGGCGAAGCCCCGCCGATCTTCGCGCAGGCCGCCGGCGCGCCGATCCAGTATGTCGCCTATGAGCCGCCGGCGCCGAAGGGCGAGGCGATCCTGGTGCCGAAGGACAGTCCGTTGAAGACGGTCGCCGATCTCAAGGGCAAGAAGATCGCGCTGAACAAGGGCTCGAACGTTCACTATCTCCTGGTCAAGGCGCTGGAGAAGGCGGGCGTCAAATATTCCGAGATCGAGCCGGTTTTCCTGGCTCCGGCTGATGCGCGCGCGGCCTTCGAGCGTGGCGCGGTCGATGCATGGGTGATCTGGGATCCGTTCCAGGCCGCGGCGGAAGCGGCCACCGGCGCGCGCACGCTCACTGATGGCACCAACATTGTCGCGAACTACCAGTTCTATTTCTCCTCGAAGAAATTCCTCGATGCAAATCCGAAGATCGTCGACGCCGTGCTCGCCGAGCTCAGCGCGGTCGATGATTGGGCCAAGGGCGACA
Coding sequences:
- a CDS encoding sulfonate ABC transporter substrate-binding protein → MQRRDFLKLSAGAAALTALPRTAWAQSGVKEIRVGYQKNGVLVITRQQAALEKHFIPQGIEVKWVEFSSGPPMMEAMNVGSVDYGAVGDSPPVFAQAAGAAIVYAAGQPITNGAGILVPKDSPIRSIAQLKGKRVGFTKGSSAHNIVVQTLEKAGLTYADITPVYRAPPDAGPAFANGSIEAWAIWDPYFAIGETKQSGRILINSREVTKTNSFYIANRDFAKNHGPILQQIVDVTTATAKWAEQHRDEVAKSLAAVTGIPLDIQTIAANRSNFVVGPVTDDIVATQQGVADRFYKLGLIPKPIVIRDIVWRSTAT
- a CDS encoding sulfonate ABC transporter substrate-binding protein, producing the protein MRRIIQRLIAAIVLSIGIVAAAVGTSYGQDKVVRIGYQKYGKLVLLKSKGTLEPKLAADGYKVVWTEFPSGPPLLEALNVGAIDFGNTGEAPPIFAQAAGAPIQYVAYEPPAPKGEAILVPKDSPLKTVADLKGKKIALNKGSNVHYLLVKALEKAGVKYSEIEPVFLAPADARAAFERGAVDAWVIWDPFQAAAEAATGARTLTDGTNIVANYQFYFSSKKFLDANPKIVDAVLAELSAVDDWAKGDIHAVAEQLAPAIGLSVPVVEVALKRQSYGIKPITDAVVADQQQVADAFLALNLIPKAIKISDVARRPGS